Proteins encoded within one genomic window of Oryza brachyantha chromosome 7, ObraRS2, whole genome shotgun sequence:
- the LOC102720167 gene encoding temperature-sensitive sn-2 acyl-lipid omega-3 desaturase (ferredoxin), chloroplastic-like codes for MARLLLSGGGGGLTPLPLRRAIALPLFPTPLRLRLPLRVAAPTRLVTVEDFDPGAAPPFGLADIRAAIPKHCWVKDPWRSMGYVLRDVVVVLALAAAAARLDTFLAWPLYWAAQGTMFWALFVLGHDCGHGSFSNNPRLNSLVGHILHSSILVPYHGWRISHRTHHQNHGHVDNDESWHPLPERLYRSLNSATRMLRFTIPFPMLAYPFYLWARSPGKSGSHFDPSSDLFQPNEKNDVLTSTACWVAMATLLAALTFLMGPLQMLKLYFVPYWIFVMWLDFVTYLHHHGHNDKLPWYRGKEWSYLRGGLTTLDRDYGWINNIHHDIGTHVIHHLFPQIPHYNLIEATEAAKGVLGKYYREPDKSGPFPFHLFGALSRSLNRDHYVSDTGDVVYYQTDPSISLSPTTRTTNN; via the exons ATGGCCCGCCTActcctctccggcggcggcggcggcctcacgcctctccccctccgccgcgccatTGCGCTCCCACTGTTTCCCACtcctctccgcctccgcctccccctccgcgtAGCCGCGCCCACCCGCCTGGTCACCGTGGAGGACTTCGACCCCGGCGCGGCGCCTCCCTTCGGGCTGGCGGACATCCGCGCCGCCATTCCCAAGCACTGCTGGGTGAAGGACCCCTGGCGCTCCATGGGCTACGTGCTGCGCGACGTCGTGGTCgtgctcgccctcgccgccgccgccgctcggctcGACACCTTCCTCGCATGGCCGCTCTACTGGGCCGCGCAGGGCACCATGTTCTGGGCGCTCTTCGTCCTCGGCCACGACTG CGGGCACGGCAGCTTCTCCAACAACCCGAGGTTGAACAGCCTTGTTGGCCACATACTCCACTCCTCCATCCTGGTACCCTACCATGGCTGGAGGATTAGCCACAGGACGCACCATCAGAACCATGGCCATGTCGACAACGATGAGTCCTGGCATCCT CTTCCTGAGCGGCTGTATAGGAGCCTGAACAGCGCCACCAGGATGCTCCGCTTCACAATTCCCTTCCCCATGCTCGCCTACCCATTCTACCTG TGGGCGAGGAGCCCAGGGAAGTCAGGTTCGCACTTCGATCCTAGCAGCGACCTGTTCCAACCCAACGAAAAGAACGACGTGCTGACGTCCACGGCGTGCTGGGTGGCCATGGCCACCCTCCTCGCTGCCCTCACCTTCCTCATGGGACCCCTTCAGATGCTCAAGCTCTACTTTGTCCCTTACTGG ATTTTTGTTATGTGGCTGGACTTCGTCACCTACTTGCACCATCACGGCCACAACGACAAGCTGCCCTGGTACCGTGGCAAG GAATGGAGCTATCTGAGGGGAGGGCTGACGACGCTGGACAGGGACTATGGGTGGATCAACAACATCCACCACGACATCGGGACACATGTTATTCACCATCTTTTTCCCCAAATCCCGCATTACAATCTAATCGAGGCG ACGGAGGCAGCGAAGGGTGTGCTGGGGAAATACTACAGGGAGCCTGACAAGTCAGGGCCATTTCCGTTTCACCTGTTTGGAGCACTGTCCCGGAGCTTGAATCGCGACCACTACGTCAGTGACACCGGAGATGTCGTCTACTACCAGACCGACCCAAGCATCTCGTTGTCTCCGACCACTCGCACCACCAACAACTAA